The region TCAGGTTGTTCGGTAAAATGAGCGATAACTCACTGAGCGCATGCTCAGTCTGGCGGTCGCTTTGCCGAGCAGGAGGGACGAGAGAAGGGCCCGCAGCCGCGAGGCCATCCTGTCGACCGCCCGCGAGTTGATCGCCGCGGGGGGCCTGGCGGCCACGAGCACCCAGAAGGTGGCTCTGGCCGCCGGGCTCTCCCACGGCGCGCTCTTCGTCCACTTCCCCCGCCGGGAAGACCTGCTTGCCGCTCTTGTCGGCGGTCTTGCCGCCCACTTCGAAGCCGGGCTGGGTCCGCCCCCTTCCAGCCTCGCGACCGAGCTGGCCCTGCAGCTGGAGCGCCTGGCGGCCCAGGAGAAGCTCTACGCCCGCCTGCTCGCCGAGGAGACGGCGCTGCCCGCCTCGGCCCGCGAGTCCCTGCGCGCCCTGGAGCGCGTCCTCAGTGCCCGGGTCGCCGCCGCCTTCGCCGCGGACCGGCCGCGCCTGGGCCTGCGCCCCCTCTCGCCGCGACTCGTCGCCGCGGCCTGGCTGGCCATGCTGCAGCGC is a window of bacterium DNA encoding:
- a CDS encoding TetR/AcrR family transcriptional regulator, whose product is MLSLAVALPSRRDERRARSREAILSTARELIAAGGLAATSTQKVALAAGLSHGALFVHFPRREDLLAALVGGLAAHFEAGLGPPPSSLATELALQLERLAAQEKLYARLLAEETALPASARESLRALERVLSARVAAAFAADRPRLGLRPLSPRLVAAAWLAMLQRALLRGETGAALPEWGGEIRRFLLELVAA